A DNA window from Ipomoea triloba cultivar NCNSP0323 chromosome 10, ASM357664v1 contains the following coding sequences:
- the LOC116033509 gene encoding subtilisin-like protease SBT5.4, translated as MRSSLCFILPLVFALFLRPAFSIKKSYVVYLGGHSHGKHPSSVDLDRVTHSHQELLGSYIGSLDNARDAIFYSYTRHINGFAAVLEEEQAAEIAKNPQVVSVFLNRARQLHTTRSWDFLGLESDGGKIHKHSIWKQARFGEDTIIGNLDSGVWPESKSFSDEGFGPIPERWKGICQNENDKSFHCNRKLIGARYFIEGYSAVAGPLNSSFFTPRDVNGHGSHTLSTAGGNFVHGANVFGFGNGTAKGGSPKARVAAYKVCWPPVAPDQECFDADILAGFDRAIEDGVDVLSVSLGGDPLPYFQDGIAIGSFHAVKNGIVVVASAGNSGPAPGSVTNVAPWVITVGANTMDRQFQRNVVLGNKKHYTGESVAPQELETGKFYPLLSAESARIENTTSSSQDALLCKRGTLDPKKVKGKILVCLRGDNDRIEKSHEAALAGAVGMILANDEDSGNEIIADAHFLPATHVTYSAGLAIFDYINKTKDPMAHITHANTLLGVKPAPVIAAFSSLGPNTINPEILKPDISSPGVNVIAAFSEATGPSGMHYDKRIVSFNSESGTSMSCPLVAGVVGLLKTLYPSWSPAAIRSAIMTTARVRANSGKGITDASRVRATPFAYGAGHIRPTRAADPGLVYDMNLTDYANFLCAQGYNDTHIKTFLGTTPYKCPDHISLSSLNYPSIAIPLLNDTATVTRTVKNVGSPATYTASVRIPVGFSVTVDPNILEFNKVGEEKTFQVTLKATGKTATTDYAFGVLTWSDKKHHVRSPIVVKTA; from the exons ATGAGATCAAGCCTATGTTTCATTCTCCCATTAGTTTTTGCACTGTTTCTTAGACCTGCATTTTCCATCAAAAAG TCATATGTGGTGTACTTGGGTGGCCATTCACATGGAAAGCATCCCTCATCCGTTGATCTTGACAGAGTAACACATTCTCATCAAGAGCTGCTTGGATCATACATTGGAag TTTGGACAATGCGAGAGATGCAATTTTCTACTCATACACCAGACACATCAATGGCTTTGCTGCTGTGCTCGAGGAAGAACAGGCTGCTGAGATTGCCA AGAATCCCCAGGTGGTATCGGTGTTCTTGAACAGGGCAAGACAATTGCACACAACCAGATCATGGGACTTTCTTGGACTGGAAAGTGATGGTGGCAAAATCCACAAGCATTCAATATGGAAACAGGCCAGGTTTGGAGAAGATACCATCATTGGTAATCTTGATAGCG GAGTATGGCCTGAATCAAAAAGCTTTAGTGACGAAGGATTCGGACCAATTCCCGAAAGATGGAAAGGAATTTGCCAGAATGAGAATGACAAAAGTTTTCATTGTAACAG GAAACTCATAGGAGCAAGGTACTTTATCGAAGGCTATTCCGCTGTTGCTGGCCCTCTTAATTCCAGTTTCTTCACCCCACGGGATGTTAATGGCCATGGCTCCCACACCTTATCAACAGCCGGTGGCAATTTCGTCCACGGGGCGAATGTTTTCGGGTTTGGCAATGGAACAGCAAAGGGTGGGTCTCCCAAGGCCCGGGTAGCCGCTTATAAGGTTTGCTGGCCTCCCGTCGCCCCAGACCAAGAATGCTTCGATGCAGACATCCTGGCTGGTTTCGATCGAGCAATCGAGGATGGTGTTGATGTGCTATCTGTATCCCTGGGAGGAGACCCTCTGCCATATTTTCAAGACGGTATAGCCATTGGGTCCTTTCATGCTGTAAAGAATGGCATAGTTGTGGTTGCCTCGGCTGGTAATTCTGGACCTGCCCCTGGCTCTGTCACTAATGTTGCACCCTGGGTGATCACTGTTGGGGCAAACACCATGGACCGACAGTTTCAGCGTAATGTAGTCTTAGGAAACAAAAAACACTACACA GGCGAAAGTGTTGCGCCGCAAGAGCTTGAAACCGGGAAGTTCTATCCACTTCTTTCTGCTGAATCTGCTAGGATTGAGAACACAACCAGTTCTAGCCAAGATGC TCTGCTTTGTAAGCGTGGAACTCTGGACCCGAAAAAGGTGAAGGGAAAAATTTTGGTTTGCCTGCGAGGAGATAATGACAGAATTGAGAAGAGCCACGAAGCTGCTTTGGCGGGTGCTGTGGGAATGATTCTTGCAAACGATGAGGATTCTGGGAATGAGATTATTGCTGATGCACACTTTCTCCCAGCTACACATGTCACCTACTCAGCTGGACTTGCAATCTTTGATTACATCAATAAAACCAA GGATCCGATGGCTCACATTACTCATGCGAATACACTGTTGGGCGTGAAGCCAGCTCCAGTTATAGCAGCTTTCTCATCATTAGGCCCTAACACTATCAATCCAGAAATTCTCAAG CCTGATATATCTTCCCCTGGAGTGAATGTGATAGCTGCCTTCAGTGAAGCCACAGGGCCATCTGGTATGCATTACGATAAGAGGATTGTTTCATTCAACTCGGAATCAGGGACTTCAATGTCATGCCCTCTTGTAGCTGGCGTTGTTGGCCTTCTCAAAACGCTCTATCCTTCATGGAGCCCTGCAGCAATCAGATCTGCTATTATGACCACCG CAAGAGTAAGAGCCAACTCAGGGAAGGGGATTACAGATGCAAGCAGAGTGAGAGCAACCCCATTTGCATATGGAGCTGGACACATAAGGCCAACCCGCGCTGCAGATCCCGGCTTGGTCTATGACATGAACCTCACCGACTATGCGAATTTCCTTTGCGCCCAAGGCTACAACGACACTCATATCAAGACGTTTTTAGGGACAACGCCATATAAGTGCCCTGACCACATTAGTCTCTCCTCCTTGAACTATCCCTCAATCGCTATCCCTCTACTCAACGACACAGCCACTGTGACTAGAACTGTGAAAAACGTTGGCTCTCCAGCTACCTACACAGCTTCTGTTCGTATCCCGGTTGGATTCTCTGTCACTGTGGACCCCAATATTCTCGAGTTTAATAAGGTTGGCGAGGAGAAAACTTTCCAGGTTACTCTCAAGGCAACGGGGAAAACCGCTACCACTGATTATGCATTTGGGGTGTTAACATGGTCAGATAAGAAGCATCATGTGAGAAGTCCCATTGTTGTAAAAACAGCATAG
- the LOC116033597 gene encoding subtilisin-like protease SBT5.4, translating into MRSSLCFILPLVFALFLRPAFSIKKSYVVYLGGHSHGKHPSSVDLDRVTHSHQELLGSYIGSLDNARDAIFYSYTRHINGFAAVLEEEQAAEIAKNPQVVSVFLNRARQLHTTRSWDFLGLESDGGKIHKHSIWKQARFGEDTIIGNLDSGVWPESKSFSDEGFGPIPERWKGICQNENDKSFHCNRKLIGARYFIEGYSAVAGPLNSSFFTPRDVNGHGSHTLSTAGGNFVHGANVFGFGNGTAKGGSPKARVAAYKVCWPPVAPDQECFDADILAGFDRAIEDGVDVLSVSLGGDPLPYFQDGIAIGSFHAVKNGIVVVASAGNSGPAPGSVTNVAPWVITVGANTMDRQFQRNVVLGNKKHYTGESVAPQELETGKFYPLLSAESARIENTTSSSQDALLCKRGTLDPKKVKGKILVCLRGDNDRIEKSHEAALAGAVGMILANDEDSGNEIIADAHFLPATHVTYSAGLAIFDYINKTK; encoded by the exons ATGAGATCAAGCCTATGTTTCATTCTCCCATTAGTTTTTGCACTGTTTCTTAGACCTGCATTTTCCATCAAAAAG TCATATGTGGTGTACTTGGGTGGCCATTCACATGGAAAGCATCCCTCATCCGTTGATCTTGACAGAGTAACACATTCTCATCAAGAGCTGCTTGGATCATACATTGGAag TTTGGACAATGCGAGAGATGCAATTTTCTACTCATACACCAGACACATCAATGGCTTTGCTGCTGTGCTCGAGGAAGAACAGGCTGCTGAGATTGCCA AGAATCCCCAGGTGGTATCGGTGTTCTTGAACAGGGCAAGACAATTGCACACAACCAGATCATGGGACTTTCTTGGACTGGAAAGTGATGGTGGCAAAATCCACAAGCATTCAATATGGAAACAGGCCAGGTTTGGAGAAGATACCATCATTGGTAATCTTGATAGCG GAGTATGGCCTGAATCAAAAAGCTTTAGTGACGAAGGATTCGGACCAATTCCCGAAAGATGGAAAGGAATTTGCCAGAATGAGAATGACAAAAGTTTTCATTGTAACAG GAAACTCATAGGAGCAAGGTACTTTATCGAAGGCTATTCCGCTGTTGCTGGCCCTCTTAATTCCAGTTTCTTCACCCCACGGGATGTTAATGGCCATGGCTCCCACACCTTATCAACAGCCGGTGGCAATTTCGTCCACGGGGCGAATGTTTTCGGGTTTGGCAATGGAACAGCAAAGGGTGGGTCTCCCAAGGCCCGGGTAGCCGCTTATAAGGTTTGCTGGCCTCCCGTCGCCCCAGACCAAGAATGCTTCGATGCAGACATCCTGGCTGGTTTCGATCGAGCAATCGAGGATGGTGTTGATGTGCTATCTGTATCCCTGGGAGGAGACCCTCTGCCATATTTTCAAGACGGTATAGCCATTGGGTCCTTTCATGCTGTAAAGAATGGCATAGTTGTGGTTGCCTCGGCTGGTAATTCTGGACCTGCCCCTGGCTCTGTCACTAATGTTGCACCCTGGGTGATCACTGTTGGGGCAAACACCATGGACCGACAGTTTCAGCGTAATGTAGTCTTAGGAAACAAAAAACACTACACA GGCGAAAGTGTTGCGCCGCAAGAGCTTGAAACCGGGAAGTTCTATCCACTTCTTTCTGCTGAATCTGCTAGGATTGAGAACACAACCAGTTCTAGCCAAGATGC TCTGCTTTGTAAGCGTGGAACTCTGGACCCGAAAAAGGTGAAGGGAAAAATTTTGGTTTGCCTGCGAGGAGATAATGACAGAATTGAGAAGAGCCACGAAGCTGCTTTGGCGGGTGCTGTGGGAATGATTCTTGCAAACGATGAGGATTCTGGGAATGAGATTATTGCTGATGCACACTTTCTCCCAGCTACACATGTCACCTACTCAGCTGGACTTGCAATCTTTGATTACATCAATAAAACCAAGTAA